In the Wyeomyia smithii strain HCP4-BCI-WySm-NY-G18 chromosome 2, ASM2978416v1, whole genome shotgun sequence genome, one interval contains:
- the LOC129721282 gene encoding transmembrane protein 18: MSDPTFIEINEIKGFVTFLQSIDWLDPWLIGLIGFHVCITSTALLTRNCGNFQVFLFLVLLLLVYFSESINEYAAINWRIFSKQQYFDDKGLFISIVFSVPILLNCMLMVGSWLYQSTQLMTRLKTAQLHQQIRQFNSRQRIKQNKEE, from the exons ATGTCCGATCCAACATTCATAGAAATTAATGAAATCAAAggttttgttacttttttacAAAGT ATCGATTGGTTGGATCCGTGGCTGATCGGATTAATAGGGTTTCATGTTTGCATCACGTCAACTGCTCTACTAACAAGGAATTGCGGTAACTTTCAGGTGTTTCTGTTTCTAGTCTTGT TACTACTGGTATACTTTTCTGAAAGTATTAATGAATATGCTGCCATCAATTGGAGAATATTTTCGAAACAACAATATTTCGACGATAAAGGATTATTTATATCCATAGTATTCTCCGTGCCAATACTACTGAATTGCATGCTTATGGtg GGAAGCTGGCTGTATCAATCTACGCAGTTGATGACACGACTAAAAACTGCTCAGTTGCATCAGCAGATTCGACAGTTTAATAGTcgccaaagaataaaacaaaataaggaAGAATGA